The Nerophis lumbriciformis linkage group LG05, RoL_Nlum_v2.1, whole genome shotgun sequence genome contains a region encoding:
- the LOC133606649 gene encoding protein phosphatase methylesterase 1-like: MWEENFDTEHDVGQKLDYSPVPWQEYFDQMEDVSVGQADSRDIFRVYKAGHEGPLLILLHGGGHSALSWAVFTTAIAARVCCRVLAMDLRGHGDTLVRQSDDFSTQTMSSDIANVVRACYGETPPPIVLIGHGVGGAIAVHTSGNELLPTIVGLVAIDVVEGSAMEALHSIQNFLKGRPKSFKSMDHAIEWSVKSGQIRNLESARVSMVGQIKRCEVEETDSLEQASPVSDVVVERNEEFYDQSYDKDNAGTEVSLSEGQSVYRWRIDLSKSEKYWDGWFRGTSNLFLSCNLPKLLLLAGIDRLDRDLTIGQIQGKFMMQVLPPCGHAVQEDKPDKVADAVASFLLRHKFAEPRREISSNSFTE, translated from the exons ATGTGGGAGGAGAACTTTGATACGGAGCA TGACGTCGGCCAGAAGCTCGACTACTCGCCCGTACCGTGGCAAGAGTACTTCGATCAGATGGAGGACGTAAGCGTGGGCCAGGCCGACAGCCGAGACATCTTCAGGGTTTACAAAGCGGGACACGAGGGGCCCCTGCTCATTCTCCTGCATGGGGGAGGACATTCGGCCTTGTCCTGGGCAGTCTTCACT ACCGCCATCGCCGCCAGAGTGTGCTGCCGGGTGCTTGCCATGGACCTCAGAGGTCACG GTGATACTCTGGTCCGCCAATCAGATGACTTCTCCACTCAAACCATGTCCAG CGACATTGCCAACGTGGTCAGAGCATGCTACGGCGAGACTCCTCCTCCCATTGTCCTGATTGGCCACGGGGTCGGCGGGGCGATTGCAGTGCACACATCCGGCAATGAGTTGTTGCCAACCATTGTGGGACTGGTGGCCATCGATGTTGTCGAGG GAAGTGCAATGGAGGCGCTTCACAGCATACAGAATTTCTTGAAAGGAAGACCCAAGTCCTTCAAGTCTATGGACCACGCCATCGAGTGGAG TGTCAAGAGCGGGCAAATCCGGAATCTGGAATCTGCTAGAGTGTCGATGGTTGGTCAAATCAAAAG GTGTGAGGTGGAGGAAACTGACTCTCTGGAGCAGGCCAGCCCAGTTAGCGATGTGGTGGTCGAACGCAACGAGGAGTTCTACGACCAAAGCTATGATAAAGACAACGCCGGCACGGAGGTGAGCCTCAGCGAAGGCCAG AGTGTCTACAGATGGCGCATAGACCTGTCGAAGTCGGAGAAATACTGGGACGGCTGGTTTCGGGGAACGTCCAACCTCTTTTTGTCCTGCAACCTGCCAAAGCTTCTCCTCCTGGCTG GAATCGACCGGCTTGACCGTGACCTGACCATAGGCCAGATCCAAG GTAAATTCATGATGCAGGTGCTGCCCCCCTGTGGTCATGCAGTGCAAGAAGACAAACCAGATAAA GTTGCTGACGCCGTGGCCTCCTTCCTGTTACGGCACAAGTTTGCAGAGCCCAGAAGAGAAATTAG CTCAAACTCTTTTACGGAATGA